A genomic window from Catenulispora sp. MAP5-51 includes:
- a CDS encoding formimidoylglutamate deiminase, with protein MTSPENPQAPQTAQTTQSAQSTQDTQDTQAAPSAPAPKRFWCQLAWIGGEIKSKVLIEVAQGRITAVTCGVKPRPDDAERLAGLTIPGLANVHSHAFHRALRGRTQVESGTFWTWRERMYEAAAHLDPDSYRELATAVFAEMALAGVTAVGEFHYLHHSPKGGLYQDPNAMGHALAEAAQAAGIRITLLDTCYLSGGFDTELNDVQRRFSDGDAGRWADRVDALRKAYAGSDSVRIGTAVHSVRAVPVDQLSPVVAFAAENEMPLHVHLSEQRAENDACLARHHKTPTELLHAHGALGPRTTAVHATHLSQMDIDLLGTSGTAVCMCPTTERDLADGIGPAHAVHLAGAPVNLGSDSHAVIDLFEEARAVELDERLRTERRGHWPASELLQAATEAGHASLGWPGAGRLEVGALADFTTIALDTVRLAGVQPAHAAESVVFAATAADVRHVVVAGRFTVRDHRHALVEDVPGRLAATIGAIFK; from the coding sequence GTGACTTCCCCCGAGAACCCGCAAGCCCCGCAGACCGCACAAACCACACAGAGCGCTCAGAGCACACAGGACACACAGGACACACAGGCGGCACCGAGCGCACCAGCCCCGAAGCGCTTCTGGTGCCAGCTGGCCTGGATCGGCGGCGAGATCAAGAGCAAGGTGCTCATCGAGGTGGCGCAGGGGCGGATCACCGCGGTCACCTGCGGGGTGAAGCCCCGCCCCGACGACGCCGAGAGGCTGGCCGGCCTGACCATCCCGGGCCTGGCGAACGTGCACTCCCACGCCTTCCACCGGGCCCTGCGCGGCCGCACCCAGGTCGAGTCCGGCACGTTCTGGACCTGGCGCGAGCGCATGTACGAGGCCGCCGCGCACCTGGACCCGGACTCCTACCGCGAACTGGCCACCGCGGTCTTCGCCGAGATGGCGCTGGCCGGCGTCACGGCGGTCGGGGAGTTCCACTACCTGCACCACTCGCCCAAGGGCGGGCTGTACCAGGACCCGAACGCCATGGGCCACGCGCTGGCCGAGGCCGCCCAGGCCGCCGGCATCCGCATCACCCTGCTGGACACCTGCTATCTGTCCGGCGGCTTCGACACCGAGCTGAACGACGTCCAGCGCCGCTTCTCCGACGGGGACGCCGGCCGCTGGGCCGACCGGGTCGACGCGCTGCGCAAGGCGTATGCGGGATCTGACTCGGTCCGGATCGGCACGGCGGTGCACAGCGTGCGCGCGGTCCCGGTGGACCAGCTCTCGCCGGTGGTGGCCTTCGCGGCGGAGAACGAGATGCCGCTGCACGTCCACCTGTCCGAGCAGCGCGCGGAGAACGACGCGTGCCTGGCCCGGCACCACAAGACCCCGACCGAACTGCTCCACGCGCACGGCGCGCTCGGCCCCCGCACCACGGCCGTCCACGCCACGCACCTGTCGCAGATGGACATCGACCTGCTGGGCACCTCGGGTACGGCGGTCTGCATGTGCCCCACGACCGAGCGCGACCTGGCCGACGGCATCGGCCCGGCGCACGCCGTCCACCTGGCCGGCGCCCCGGTGAACCTGGGCTCGGACTCGCACGCGGTGATCGACCTCTTCGAGGAGGCGCGCGCGGTGGAACTGGACGAGCGCCTGCGCACCGAACGCCGCGGCCACTGGCCGGCCTCGGAACTGCTGCAGGCCGCGACCGAAGCGGGGCACGCCTCGCTCGGCTGGCCCGGGGCGGGACGCCTGGAAGTCGGAGCACTCGCGGACTTCACGACGATCGCGCTGGACACCGTGCGCCTGGCCGGCGTGCAGCCCGCGCACGCCGCCGAATCGGTGGTCTTCGCGGCCACGGCGGCGGACGTCCGGCATGTCGTGGTGGCGGGGCGCTTCACGGTGCGCGATCATCGGCACGCCCTGGTGGAGGACGTGCCGGGGCGGCTGGCGGCGACGATCGGGGCGATCTTCAAGTGA
- a CDS encoding allantoate amidohydrolase, translating into MWHSLLPLGLNSDTGGYRRFAWNTADLACREWFRSEAAARGLDVETDRNGNLWAWWGPKGPGAIVTGSHLDSVPDGGAFDGPLGVVSSFAAVDVLRARGFTPAKPFAVACFSDEEGARFGIACAGSRLMTGALDAEKARGLCDLDGVSMAAAMERAGQDPATLGRDDERLDGIAAYVELHVEQGKALAFTESPVAVASAIWPHSRWRFEFAGEANHAGTTRLEDRRDPMLTYANAVLAARKKAKLGGAVATFGRLVVEPNGTNAIPSRVRAWLDVRAPGDEILAAVTEEIIKAADERAGRDGTILSTERESHTPVVEFDDVLRNRLAGSLRLSFGAVPVLPTGAGHDAGILAAAVPTAMLYVRNPTGVSHAPGEHADDRDCLAGVTALADVLQELCQ; encoded by the coding sequence ATGTGGCACTCGCTTCTGCCCCTCGGCCTGAACTCCGACACCGGCGGCTACCGCCGATTCGCTTGGAACACCGCGGATCTGGCGTGCCGCGAATGGTTCCGCTCCGAGGCCGCCGCGCGCGGCCTGGACGTGGAGACCGACCGCAACGGCAACCTGTGGGCGTGGTGGGGGCCCAAGGGCCCCGGCGCCATCGTCACCGGGTCGCACCTGGACTCGGTGCCCGACGGCGGCGCGTTCGACGGACCGCTCGGCGTCGTGTCGTCGTTCGCGGCCGTCGACGTACTGCGCGCCCGAGGATTCACCCCGGCTAAGCCCTTCGCGGTCGCCTGCTTCTCCGACGAGGAGGGCGCCCGGTTCGGCATCGCCTGCGCCGGATCCCGGCTGATGACCGGCGCGCTGGACGCCGAGAAGGCGCGGGGCCTGTGCGATCTGGACGGCGTCTCGATGGCCGCGGCGATGGAGCGGGCCGGCCAGGACCCCGCGACGCTGGGCCGCGACGACGAGCGCCTGGACGGCATCGCGGCGTACGTCGAGCTGCACGTCGAGCAGGGCAAGGCGCTGGCCTTCACCGAATCGCCGGTCGCGGTCGCCTCGGCGATCTGGCCGCACAGCCGCTGGCGCTTCGAGTTCGCCGGCGAGGCCAACCACGCCGGCACCACCCGGCTGGAGGACCGGCGCGACCCGATGCTCACCTACGCCAACGCCGTGCTGGCGGCCCGCAAGAAGGCCAAGCTCGGCGGGGCGGTGGCGACCTTCGGGCGCCTGGTCGTGGAGCCCAACGGCACGAACGCCATCCCTTCGCGGGTGCGCGCCTGGCTGGACGTTCGGGCCCCGGGCGATGAGATCCTGGCAGCCGTGACCGAGGAGATCATCAAGGCCGCGGACGAGCGGGCCGGCCGGGACGGCACCATACTGAGCACCGAACGCGAGTCGCACACACCGGTCGTGGAATTCGACGACGTTTTGAGGAACCGTCTTGCGGGCAGTCTCCGTCTCAGTTTCGGCGCCGTCCCCGTGCTGCCGACGGGTGCGGGGCACGACGCCGGGATCCTGGCGGCGGCCGTACCGACCGCGATGCTGTACGTCCGCAACCCCACCGGCGTGTCCCACGCGCCCGGCGAGCACGCGGACGACCGCGACTGCCTGGCCGGGGTGACCGCACTCGCCGACGTGTTGCAGGAGCTGTGCCAGTGA
- the hutU gene encoding urocanate hydratase, giving the protein MTATSGPRPVRAARGTNITAQGWQQEAAMRMLMNNLDPEVAEHPDELVVYGGTGKAARNWQSFDAMVRTLQTLKNDETMLVQSGKPVGVMQTHEWAPRVLLANSNLVGDWANWEEFRRLEALGLTMYGQMTAGSWIYIGTQGILQGTYETFAAVAAKLSKKGSAIATAVHDTLAGTITLTAGLGGMGGAQPLAVTMNGGVAICIDCDERSIDRRVEHRYLDVKANSLDHALQLATEARDKREPLSIGVLGNAAELVPQLLAMDAPIDIVTDQTSAHDPLAYLPIGVDFHDMKQFAKDKPAEFTQRARESMAKHVEAMVGFQDKGAEVFDYGNSIRGEAQLAGYTRAFDFPGFVPAYIRPLFCEGKGPFRWAALSGEASDIAKTDKAILELFPENESLARWIKMAGERVHFQGLPARICWLGYGERDKAGERFNDMVADGTLAAPIVIGRDHLDAGSVASPYRETEAMADGSDAIADWPLLNAMVNVASGASWVSIHHGGGVGMGRSIHAGQVTVADGTKLAGEKVRRVLTNDPGMGVIRHVDAGYDRADEVADERGVRVPMREGDA; this is encoded by the coding sequence ATGACCGCGACCAGTGGTCCGCGCCCGGTGCGCGCCGCCCGAGGCACGAACATCACCGCACAGGGGTGGCAGCAGGAAGCCGCTATGCGGATGCTGATGAACAACCTCGACCCGGAGGTCGCCGAGCACCCCGACGAGCTGGTCGTCTACGGCGGCACCGGCAAGGCGGCGCGCAACTGGCAGTCCTTCGACGCGATGGTGCGCACCCTGCAGACGCTGAAGAACGACGAGACCATGCTGGTGCAGTCCGGCAAGCCGGTCGGCGTCATGCAGACCCACGAGTGGGCCCCGCGCGTCCTGCTGGCCAACTCCAACCTGGTCGGTGACTGGGCGAACTGGGAGGAGTTCCGGCGCCTGGAGGCCCTCGGCCTGACCATGTACGGCCAGATGACCGCCGGCTCGTGGATCTACATCGGCACGCAGGGCATCCTGCAGGGCACCTACGAGACCTTCGCCGCCGTGGCCGCCAAGCTGAGCAAAAAGGGCTCCGCTATCGCGACCGCAGTCCACGACACCCTGGCCGGGACCATCACCCTGACCGCGGGTCTGGGCGGCATGGGCGGCGCGCAGCCGCTGGCCGTCACGATGAACGGCGGCGTGGCGATCTGCATCGACTGCGACGAGCGGTCCATCGACCGCCGCGTCGAGCACCGTTACCTGGACGTCAAGGCGAACTCCCTGGACCACGCGCTCCAGTTGGCCACCGAGGCCCGCGACAAGCGCGAGCCGCTGTCCATCGGCGTCCTGGGCAACGCCGCCGAGCTGGTCCCGCAGCTGCTGGCGATGGACGCGCCGATCGACATCGTCACCGACCAGACCTCGGCGCACGATCCGCTGGCGTACCTGCCGATCGGCGTGGACTTCCACGACATGAAGCAGTTCGCGAAGGACAAGCCGGCCGAGTTCACGCAGCGGGCCCGCGAGTCGATGGCCAAGCACGTCGAGGCGATGGTCGGCTTCCAGGACAAGGGCGCCGAGGTCTTCGACTACGGCAACTCGATCCGCGGCGAGGCACAGCTGGCCGGCTACACCCGGGCCTTCGACTTCCCCGGCTTCGTCCCGGCCTACATCCGTCCGCTGTTCTGCGAGGGCAAGGGCCCGTTCCGCTGGGCCGCGCTGTCCGGCGAGGCGAGCGACATCGCCAAGACGGACAAGGCGATCCTGGAGCTGTTCCCGGAGAACGAGTCGCTGGCCCGCTGGATCAAGATGGCCGGCGAGCGCGTGCACTTCCAGGGCCTGCCGGCGCGCATCTGCTGGCTCGGCTACGGCGAGCGCGACAAGGCCGGCGAGCGCTTCAACGACATGGTCGCCGACGGCACGCTGGCCGCGCCGATCGTCATCGGCCGCGACCACCTGGACGCCGGTTCGGTGGCCTCGCCGTACCGGGAGACCGAAGCGATGGCCGACGGCTCCGACGCGATCGCGGACTGGCCGCTGCTGAACGCGATGGTGAACGTCGCCTCCGGCGCCTCGTGGGTGTCGATCCACCACGGCGGCGGCGTCGGCATGGGCCGCTCGATCCACGCCGGGCAGGTGACCGTCGCCGACGGCACGAAGCTGGCCGGGGAGAAGGTCCGCCGAGTCCTCACGAACGACCCGGGCATGGGCGTGATCAGGCACGTGGACGCCGGTTACGACCGTGCGGACGAGGTCGCCGACGAGCGCGGAGTGCGCGTGCCGATGCGTGAGGGTGACGCGTAA
- the hutH gene encoding histidine ammonia-lyase has translation MSQTVVIGEADLTFGDVVAVARGGARVELSASALKALAEGRAVVDRLAAAPTPAYGISTGFGALATRHIDPEMRAQLQRSLIRSHAAGMGPVVEPEVIRALTLMRLKTLATGHTGVRPVVAETMAALLNSGVTPAVREFGSLGCSGDLAPLSHVALVLMGEGEVVGADGVSAVAAGPVLAEHGIEPLELAPKEGLALINGTDGMLGMLIMALGDLTELVKIADISAAMSVEALLGTDKVFRPELHAIRPHPGQAASAANLVKVLHGSAIMESHREPNECTRVQDAYSLRCAPQVAGATRDTMAHAATVAERELASIVDNPVVLLADGRVESNGNFHGAPVAMVLDFLAIAAADLGSIAERRTDRMLDVARSHGLPPFLADDPGVDSGLMIAQYTQAALVSENKRLAVPASVDSIPSSAMQEDHVSMGWSAARKLRTAVDNLRRILAVELVAAARALELRAPLEPAPGTGAAVRALREAGVGGPGPDRFLSPELRAAEDALKAGAVLAAVEAAVGPLN, from the coding sequence ATGAGCCAGACAGTGGTGATCGGTGAGGCGGATCTCACTTTCGGTGACGTCGTCGCCGTGGCCCGGGGTGGCGCGCGCGTCGAACTGTCCGCGTCCGCGCTGAAGGCGTTGGCCGAGGGCCGTGCGGTGGTGGACCGGCTGGCCGCGGCCCCGACCCCGGCCTACGGCATCTCGACCGGCTTCGGCGCGCTGGCCACCCGGCACATCGACCCGGAAATGCGCGCGCAGCTCCAGCGCTCGCTGATCCGCTCGCACGCCGCCGGCATGGGCCCGGTGGTCGAGCCCGAGGTGATCCGCGCGCTGACCCTGATGCGGCTCAAGACGCTGGCCACCGGCCACACCGGCGTGCGCCCGGTGGTCGCCGAGACCATGGCCGCGCTGCTGAACTCCGGCGTCACGCCGGCGGTCCGCGAGTTCGGCTCGCTGGGGTGCTCCGGCGACCTGGCCCCGCTGTCCCACGTCGCCCTGGTGCTGATGGGCGAGGGCGAGGTCGTCGGCGCCGACGGGGTCTCGGCCGTGGCGGCCGGGCCGGTCCTGGCCGAGCACGGCATCGAGCCGCTGGAGCTGGCCCCCAAGGAGGGCCTGGCGCTGATCAACGGCACCGACGGCATGCTCGGCATGCTGATCATGGCCCTGGGCGACCTGACCGAGCTGGTGAAGATCGCCGACATCTCGGCGGCGATGTCGGTCGAGGCGCTGCTGGGCACCGACAAGGTGTTCCGCCCCGAACTGCACGCCATCCGCCCGCATCCGGGCCAGGCCGCCTCGGCCGCGAACCTGGTGAAGGTGCTGCACGGTTCGGCGATCATGGAGTCGCACCGCGAGCCCAACGAGTGCACCCGGGTCCAGGACGCCTACTCGCTGCGCTGCGCCCCGCAGGTCGCCGGCGCCACCCGCGACACCATGGCGCACGCCGCGACCGTCGCCGAGCGGGAGTTGGCCTCGATCGTCGACAACCCGGTGGTGCTGCTGGCCGACGGCCGCGTGGAGTCCAACGGCAACTTCCACGGCGCCCCGGTCGCCATGGTTCTGGACTTCCTCGCCATCGCCGCCGCCGACCTCGGCTCCATCGCCGAGCGCCGCACCGACCGCATGCTCGACGTGGCGCGCTCGCACGGTCTGCCGCCGTTCCTGGCCGACGACCCGGGTGTCGACAGCGGCCTGATGATCGCGCAGTACACGCAGGCCGCGCTGGTCAGCGAGAACAAGCGGCTGGCCGTCCCGGCGTCGGTGGACTCCATCCCGTCCTCGGCGATGCAGGAGGACCACGTCTCCATGGGCTGGTCCGCGGCGCGCAAGCTGCGCACCGCCGTCGACAACCTGCGGCGCATCCTGGCCGTCGAACTCGTCGCCGCCGCGCGAGCCCTGGAGCTGCGCGCGCCGCTGGAGCCGGCCCCCGGCACCGGCGCGGCTGTGCGCGCGCTGCGCGAGGCCGGCGTCGGCGGACCGGGCCCGGACCGGTTCCTGTCGCCGGAGCTGCGGGCCGCCGAGGACGCGCTGAAGGCCGGCGCGGTGCTCGCGGCCGTCGAGGCGGCCGTGGGACCGCTGAACTGA
- a CDS encoding MFS transporter: MAGKLPSRFYRIWTASAVSAMGDGVYFAALPLLALTMTRNPILFGAMEACALLPWLFFGMVGGALVDRWDRRRTMVIADMCRFSLLVLVTALIAAGAADIYLLFAIVFLLGIGQVFFDTASIAFLPEVLDRDLDTLQVANSRLQGAQQALGGFVGPPTGSLLFGLGRFVPILGDALSFLFSSLMIRTLPKSAPKPAKGRGSLLREAREGAAYLFGNRLLVGLSLRPAVGNFAFLGASAVLVLFVKDTLHLGTSAYGVYLTANAIGALGGSAVAPRVAGKLGTGGTLTLTACVEALSLLGIGLSPNAWTAGIGEAVLGAAMGATMGLGPAVRQAIVPDHLMGRVAATARLIALCAGPVGALFGGWLAHVAGLRAPFIVGSAILAAMTVVAARLTSNKRIEAALAEAAERREREAGETGETGETGETNETGADETGAAAAAAMA, encoded by the coding sequence ATGGCCGGCAAGCTTCCCTCGCGCTTCTACCGCATTTGGACCGCCTCGGCGGTCTCCGCGATGGGCGACGGCGTCTACTTCGCCGCGCTGCCCCTGCTCGCGCTGACCATGACCCGCAACCCGATCCTTTTCGGCGCGATGGAGGCGTGCGCGCTGTTGCCGTGGCTGTTCTTCGGCATGGTCGGCGGCGCGCTGGTCGACCGCTGGGACCGGCGCCGCACGATGGTGATCGCGGACATGTGCCGGTTCTCGTTGCTGGTGCTGGTGACGGCGTTGATCGCGGCCGGCGCGGCGGACATCTACCTGCTGTTCGCGATCGTGTTCCTGCTGGGGATCGGGCAGGTCTTCTTCGACACCGCCTCGATCGCGTTCCTGCCGGAGGTCCTGGACCGCGATCTGGACACGCTGCAGGTCGCCAACTCGCGCTTGCAGGGGGCCCAACAGGCGCTCGGCGGGTTCGTCGGGCCGCCGACCGGTTCGCTGCTGTTCGGGCTGGGCCGGTTCGTGCCGATCCTCGGGGACGCCTTGTCGTTCCTTTTCAGTTCCCTGATGATCCGGACGTTGCCGAAGTCGGCGCCGAAGCCTGCGAAGGGGCGCGGTTCGCTGCTGCGCGAGGCGCGGGAGGGCGCGGCGTACCTGTTCGGGAATCGGTTGCTGGTGGGGCTGTCGCTGCGGCCCGCGGTGGGGAACTTCGCCTTCCTCGGCGCGAGCGCGGTGCTGGTCCTGTTCGTGAAGGACACGCTGCACCTCGGGACCAGCGCCTACGGCGTGTACCTGACGGCCAACGCGATCGGCGCGCTCGGCGGGTCGGCGGTGGCCCCGCGGGTGGCCGGCAAGCTCGGCACCGGCGGAACGCTGACACTGACCGCCTGCGTGGAAGCCTTGTCGCTGCTGGGGATCGGCCTGTCGCCGAACGCGTGGACGGCCGGAATCGGCGAGGCCGTGCTGGGCGCCGCGATGGGCGCGACGATGGGACTGGGCCCGGCGGTGCGGCAGGCGATCGTGCCGGACCACCTGATGGGGCGGGTCGCCGCGACCGCCCGGCTGATCGCGCTGTGTGCGGGCCCGGTGGGCGCGCTGTTCGGCGGATGGCTGGCCCACGTCGCGGGCCTGCGCGCGCCGTTCATCGTCGGGTCCGCGATCCTGGCCGCGATGACGGTGGTCGCGGCCCGGCTGACCAGCAACAAGCGGATCGAGGCGGCGCTGGCCGAGGCCGCCGAGCGCCGCGAGCGGGAGGCCGGCGAGACCGGCGAGACCGGCGAGACCGGCGAGACCAATGAGACCGGGGCCGATGAGACCGGGGCGGCAGCCGCAGCGGCAATGGCCTGA